Proteins from one Microcaecilia unicolor chromosome 2, aMicUni1.1, whole genome shotgun sequence genomic window:
- the PIGY gene encoding phosphatidylinositol N-acetylglucosaminyltransferase subunit Y — MGTFLSLPTLTVLVPLLSLVGLFYSASMDDDFPQGCTNTASLCFYSLILPVTIPVYVFFHLWTWMGIKLFRHN; from the coding sequence ATGGGCACATTTCTGTCTCTACCTACATTAACTGTGCTTGTCCCATTGCTGTCCTTGGTGGGTTTATTCTACTCAGCATCCATGGATGACGATTTCCCCCAGGGCTGCACCAACACAGCGAGCTTGTGTTTCTATAGCTTAATCCTCCCTGTCACCATCCCTGTCTATGTCTTTTTCCACCTGTGGACCTGGATGGGGATTAAACTGTTCAGGCACAATTAA